A region from the Solibacillus sp. FSL H8-0523 genome encodes:
- a CDS encoding YpoC family protein codes for MILVKKEMISKERVDAWFLEWERLREEIHAAHELRDGSALAVMLEGITHFEQLLIDSAETEQAFSTAAEYELMPINGMERLGFIKMRPAQYACYRQLDELYKETKKRCARLRLK; via the coding sequence ATGATTTTAGTGAAAAAAGAGATGATTTCAAAAGAACGTGTGGATGCGTGGTTTCTTGAGTGGGAACGTTTACGTGAGGAAATCCACGCTGCACACGAGCTTCGCGACGGTTCTGCGTTAGCGGTTATGTTAGAAGGGATTACGCATTTTGAACAACTGTTAATCGACAGCGCGGAAACCGAACAAGCATTTTCTACCGCGGCAGAGTATGAGTTGATGCCAATTAACGGTATGGAGCGTTTAGGGTTTATTAAAATGCGTCCCGCGCAATATGCGTGCTATCGTCAGTTAGATGAGCTATATAAGGAAACGAAGAAGCGTTGTGCGCGACTACGTTTGAAATAA